One Malus domestica chromosome 11, GDT2T_hap1 genomic region harbors:
- the LOC103412778 gene encoding cation/H(+) antiporter 15-like isoform X2 — protein MLFLFLVGVKMDISLVKQSGRKAVVIGLSSFFVPLILNISFAFILRKTVAMETNLRKSIIIIAVFQCLSSFHVIACLLADLNLLNSEIGRLAVSSSTVSGVLSLIWVSLAFTIRQSNISKKDLSLPFMGLSLFCMFILIVYILRPIMLWIVAQITDKGRSMKDSYIFSVFIMIMVCSFLGEVVGQHFIMGPMILGLAVPDGPPLGSALVEKLDSYVSSILLPSYFVLTGARINFSMIRMKTVWIVELLVMSSFCGKLVGTVVPSLYFKMSPADSLSLGLIMSAQGILDVINLNHALLLFLIDEEAYSVMALSALVLTAIITPIVKYLYKPSKRYMSTKRRTIEHAFHNAELRILACIYQEESTPSIISLLEVSNPTPKTPICFYVVHLVRLSGRTAPILTTHRLEKRSASTFHSGNSDRIVNAFRLYEEHSSGGLIMNALTAIAPYATMHDDVCTLALEKRTSMVLIPFHKQFNSLSCTEELSKPIRSVNLNILRNSPCSVGILLDRGTLNTNTSLSCKNLYNIGIIFVEGPDDREALAYAMRMAEHPFVSLTVVRLADNRKCSVHKKHDLELLSKCKIEIAGKKQHVYKEERVKDSVDMINVIRTIENFYDLILVGRRHDSDSPLFMGLTEWNEFPELGFIGDMLASSDSNCEVSVLVVQQQMVGNDQQMVDDNSFNKSYGIPSFSVVDIPRDDRVHPLPY, from the exons ATGCTGTTTCTCTTCCTAGTTGGAGTTAAAATGGACATAAGTTTGGTGAAACAATCAGGAAGGAAAGCCGTGGTCATAGGCCTCTCGTCTTTCTTCGTCCCTTTGATCCTCAACATCAGCTTCGCTTTTATCCTACGAAAGACAGTCGCGATGGAAACAAATCTACGAAAGTCGATCATCATCATCGCGGTGTTTCAATGCCTAAGCTCGTTCCACGTCATCGCCTGCCTCTTGGCCGATTTGAATCTCCTCAACTCGGAGATTGGGAGATTGGCTGTGTCTTCATCAACAGTCAGTGGGGTGCTATCTTTGATTTGGGTCAGTTTGGCCTTCACAATAAGGCAAAGCAACATTTCAAAAAAGGATCTTAGTCTACCCTTTATGGGGTTGAGCTTGTTTTGCATGTTCATCCTCATAGTCTACATTTTGAGGCCTATAATGTTATGGATAGTTGCACAAATTACAGATAAAGGAAGATCCATGAAAGATAGCTACATTTTTTCAGTATTTATCATGATAATGGTGTGTTCTTTTCTTGGTGAGGTTGTGGGCCAGCACTTTATAATGGGGCCCATGATTTTAGGGTTGGCAGTGCCAGATGGGCCACCATTGGGATCAGCTTTGGTTGAGAAACTTGACTCCTACGTCTCATCGATTCTGTTGCCGAGCTACTTTGTGCTCACTGGTGCAAGGATTAATTTCTCCATGATAAGGATGAAGACTGTTTGGATTGTGGAGCTATTGGTTATGAGTAGCTTTTGTGGTAAACTTGTAGGAACTGTGGTGCCTTCTCTCTATTTCAAAATGTCTCCTGCCGATTCACTTTCACTAGGGCTTATCATGAGTGCTCAAGGCATCCTTGACGTTATAAATTTGAACCATGCATTGTTACTCTTC CTGATTGACGAAGAAGCCTATAGCGTTATGGCTCTGTCAGCACTCGTCTTAACTGCAATAATCACCCCCATAGTGAAATATCTGTACAAACCATCCAAGAGATACATGTCCACCAAAAGGAGGACAATTGAGCATGCCTTTCACAATGCCGAGCTTCGAATTCTTGCGTGCATATACCAAGAAGAGAGCACCCCTTCCATCATCAGCCTTCTTGAAGTCTCCAACCCAACCCCCAAAACCCCCATATGCTTTTATGTTGTCCACCTCGTGAGACTATCCGGCAGAACCGCCCCAATCCTCACAACACATCGACTCGAAAAAAGGAGTGCTAGTACATTTCATTCCGGTAACTCAGATCGGATAGTCAATGCCTTCAGATTATATGAAGAACATAGCTCTGGTGGCCTCATAATGAATGCATTGACAGCCATTGCACCCTACGCCACAATGCATGATGATGTTTGCACATTGGCATTGGAAAAAAGGACTTCCATGGTCCTAATCCCATTCCACAAGCAATTCAATTCGCTAAGTTGCACAGAGGAATTATCCAAACCTATTAGGTCCGTGAATCTAAACATTCTTCGAAATTCCCCATGCTCAGTTGGGATTCTCCTCGATCGTGGTACCTTGAACACCAATACATCTCTATCATGCAAAAATTTGTACAATATTGGGATTATCTTTGTAGAAGGACCTGATGACCGTGAGGCATTGGCATATGCAATGCGCATGGCGGAGCATCCTTTTGTCAGCCTCACGGTCGTTAGATTGGCTGACAATAGGAAATGCAGTGTGCATAAAAAACATGATTTGGAGCTACTCAGCAAGTGTAAGATAGAAATTGCAGGGAAAAAACAACATGTTTACAAGGAGGAACGTGTTAAAGATAGCGTGGACATGATCAATGTGATTAGGACCATAGAAAATTTTTATGACCTAATTTTGGTGGGGAGACGCCATGATAGTGATTCACCATTGTTCATGGGACTCACAGAATGGAATGAGTTTCCGGAACTTGGGTTCATTGGAGATATGTTGGCATCTTCAGATTCCAATTGTGAGGTCTCGGTATTGGTGGTGCAGCAACAAATGGTTGGAAATGATCAACAGATGGTAGACGACAACAGCTTTAATAAGTCCTATGGAATCCCATCATTTTCTGTCGTGGATATTCCTCGTGATGATAGAGTGCACCCGCTTCCTTATTAG
- the LOC103412778 gene encoding cation/H(+) antiporter 15-like isoform X1, producing the protein MVKANALSNQTWVCQVRKLSRPKGYFFGDSPLNFDTPLLYVQLSISALLAAVLQFILNPLGQTAFIPQMLAGIILGPSVIGSGNAFADTVFPLKSFYISQTYALFGVMLFLFLVGVKMDISLVKQSGRKAVVIGLSSFFVPLILNISFAFILRKTVAMETNLRKSIIIIAVFQCLSSFHVIACLLADLNLLNSEIGRLAVSSSTVSGVLSLIWVSLAFTIRQSNISKKDLSLPFMGLSLFCMFILIVYILRPIMLWIVAQITDKGRSMKDSYIFSVFIMIMVCSFLGEVVGQHFIMGPMILGLAVPDGPPLGSALVEKLDSYVSSILLPSYFVLTGARINFSMIRMKTVWIVELLVMSSFCGKLVGTVVPSLYFKMSPADSLSLGLIMSAQGILDVINLNHALLLFLIDEEAYSVMALSALVLTAIITPIVKYLYKPSKRYMSTKRRTIEHAFHNAELRILACIYQEESTPSIISLLEVSNPTPKTPICFYVVHLVRLSGRTAPILTTHRLEKRSASTFHSGNSDRIVNAFRLYEEHSSGGLIMNALTAIAPYATMHDDVCTLALEKRTSMVLIPFHKQFNSLSCTEELSKPIRSVNLNILRNSPCSVGILLDRGTLNTNTSLSCKNLYNIGIIFVEGPDDREALAYAMRMAEHPFVSLTVVRLADNRKCSVHKKHDLELLSKCKIEIAGKKQHVYKEERVKDSVDMINVIRTIENFYDLILVGRRHDSDSPLFMGLTEWNEFPELGFIGDMLASSDSNCEVSVLVVQQQMVGNDQQMVDDNSFNKSYGIPSFSVVDIPRDDRVHPLPY; encoded by the exons ATGGTTAAGGCAAATGCATTGAGTAATCAGACCTGGGTATGTCAGGTTCGGAAATTATCAAGACCAAAAGGCTATTTTTTCGGTGATAGCCCTTTAAACTTCGATACTCCCCTTCTTTACGTACAGCTTTCCATATCTGCCTTACTCGCCGCTGTCCTCCAATTCATTCTCAACCCTCTTGGCCAGACTGCTTTCATACCACAAATGCTC GCAGGTATTATACTGGGACCATCAGTCATAGGATCAGGCAATGCCTTTGCAGATACAGTTTTCCCACTGAAAAGCTTTTACATCAGCCAAACCTATGCGTTATTTGGTGTCATGCTGTTTCTCTTCCTAGTTGGAGTTAAAATGGACATAAGTTTGGTGAAACAATCAGGAAGGAAAGCCGTGGTCATAGGCCTCTCGTCTTTCTTCGTCCCTTTGATCCTCAACATCAGCTTCGCTTTTATCCTACGAAAGACAGTCGCGATGGAAACAAATCTACGAAAGTCGATCATCATCATCGCGGTGTTTCAATGCCTAAGCTCGTTCCACGTCATCGCCTGCCTCTTGGCCGATTTGAATCTCCTCAACTCGGAGATTGGGAGATTGGCTGTGTCTTCATCAACAGTCAGTGGGGTGCTATCTTTGATTTGGGTCAGTTTGGCCTTCACAATAAGGCAAAGCAACATTTCAAAAAAGGATCTTAGTCTACCCTTTATGGGGTTGAGCTTGTTTTGCATGTTCATCCTCATAGTCTACATTTTGAGGCCTATAATGTTATGGATAGTTGCACAAATTACAGATAAAGGAAGATCCATGAAAGATAGCTACATTTTTTCAGTATTTATCATGATAATGGTGTGTTCTTTTCTTGGTGAGGTTGTGGGCCAGCACTTTATAATGGGGCCCATGATTTTAGGGTTGGCAGTGCCAGATGGGCCACCATTGGGATCAGCTTTGGTTGAGAAACTTGACTCCTACGTCTCATCGATTCTGTTGCCGAGCTACTTTGTGCTCACTGGTGCAAGGATTAATTTCTCCATGATAAGGATGAAGACTGTTTGGATTGTGGAGCTATTGGTTATGAGTAGCTTTTGTGGTAAACTTGTAGGAACTGTGGTGCCTTCTCTCTATTTCAAAATGTCTCCTGCCGATTCACTTTCACTAGGGCTTATCATGAGTGCTCAAGGCATCCTTGACGTTATAAATTTGAACCATGCATTGTTACTCTTC CTGATTGACGAAGAAGCCTATAGCGTTATGGCTCTGTCAGCACTCGTCTTAACTGCAATAATCACCCCCATAGTGAAATATCTGTACAAACCATCCAAGAGATACATGTCCACCAAAAGGAGGACAATTGAGCATGCCTTTCACAATGCCGAGCTTCGAATTCTTGCGTGCATATACCAAGAAGAGAGCACCCCTTCCATCATCAGCCTTCTTGAAGTCTCCAACCCAACCCCCAAAACCCCCATATGCTTTTATGTTGTCCACCTCGTGAGACTATCCGGCAGAACCGCCCCAATCCTCACAACACATCGACTCGAAAAAAGGAGTGCTAGTACATTTCATTCCGGTAACTCAGATCGGATAGTCAATGCCTTCAGATTATATGAAGAACATAGCTCTGGTGGCCTCATAATGAATGCATTGACAGCCATTGCACCCTACGCCACAATGCATGATGATGTTTGCACATTGGCATTGGAAAAAAGGACTTCCATGGTCCTAATCCCATTCCACAAGCAATTCAATTCGCTAAGTTGCACAGAGGAATTATCCAAACCTATTAGGTCCGTGAATCTAAACATTCTTCGAAATTCCCCATGCTCAGTTGGGATTCTCCTCGATCGTGGTACCTTGAACACCAATACATCTCTATCATGCAAAAATTTGTACAATATTGGGATTATCTTTGTAGAAGGACCTGATGACCGTGAGGCATTGGCATATGCAATGCGCATGGCGGAGCATCCTTTTGTCAGCCTCACGGTCGTTAGATTGGCTGACAATAGGAAATGCAGTGTGCATAAAAAACATGATTTGGAGCTACTCAGCAAGTGTAAGATAGAAATTGCAGGGAAAAAACAACATGTTTACAAGGAGGAACGTGTTAAAGATAGCGTGGACATGATCAATGTGATTAGGACCATAGAAAATTTTTATGACCTAATTTTGGTGGGGAGACGCCATGATAGTGATTCACCATTGTTCATGGGACTCACAGAATGGAATGAGTTTCCGGAACTTGGGTTCATTGGAGATATGTTGGCATCTTCAGATTCCAATTGTGAGGTCTCGGTATTGGTGGTGCAGCAACAAATGGTTGGAAATGATCAACAGATGGTAGACGACAACAGCTTTAATAAGTCCTATGGAATCCCATCATTTTCTGTCGTGGATATTCCTCGTGATGATAGAGTGCACCCGCTTCCTTATTAG